The genome window CACACCACACGGAgggtttgttgttgtggtttgtgTGCAGATATGGCGGCAGCTGTTCTCTCCTCTGCATGCCCTCAATTTTGGAGTGGGTGGTGATGCAACACAACACGTGCTGTGGAGACTGATGAATGGCGAACTGGATAACATCAGCCCAAAGGTCCAAATCACCGCCAAAAAGAGAGAACATGATCATGCTTGTTTATTCACACAGTAGACTCATTGTGCTTTTTGCTAAAATTCCAGCTCTAGGTATTTTGACCCTTAACCGTCAATGACATGTGCTCAgtcatgtgtttcttttttgtcgTTTTAGGTTGTGGTGCTGTGGGTAGGCACTAACAATCATGGTCACACTGCTGAACAGATCTGTGAAGGCATCATGGCTATTATCCAAGTCATCAAGAACAAGCTCCCCCATGCCCAGACGCTTGTACTCGtaggttttattttgatgcattcCTTTAGGAAAATGTTAATCTACCTGCATGTctgttgaaaatgacaaatgaagtTCATACAACCATCAAACTGCACAGTGATGTCAACCCTTTTAGCTCCATCTTAGCTTTGTGACTGACGGACGAATGTATGTGAAGTGTTTGGAACACAGTAAAGTTTTATGTGAAAGCAGAGCCCCGATTGTACGCTGAGTCCCTTTAACTAGCCAGCTGTGGCAGTGTTTCcccaaacattcatttatttgtggcagcatgccacgattaa of Plectropomus leopardus isolate mb unplaced genomic scaffold, YSFRI_Pleo_2.0 unplaced_scaffold18328, whole genome shotgun sequence contains these proteins:
- the LOC121965042 gene encoding platelet-activating factor acetylhydrolase IB subunit alpha1-like; the encoded protein is MSAGEPNPAATPTPCQDTQGDGRWMSLHNRFVSDSKDKEPDVLFVGDSLVQLMHQFAIWRQLFSPLHALNFGVGGDATQHVLWRLMNGELDNISPKVVVLWVGTNNHGHTAEQICEGIMAIIQVIKNKLPHAQTLVLVGFILMHSFRKMLIYLHVC